A window of the bacterium genome harbors these coding sequences:
- the glyQ gene encoding glycine--tRNA ligase subunit alpha — translation MDFQDVIIALERFWAGYGCVIAQPYDVEMGAGTMHPATFLRTLGPEPWKVAYVQPSRRPADGRYGQNPNRLYTHLQYQVILKPTPADVQDLYVRSVRALGINPLDHDLRFLEDNWEAPTLGAWGLGWQVFLDGQEISQFTYFQQVGGLEVPAISAELTYGLERIAQFIQRKDNVFDLTWAPGITYGEIRQQEEFEHSTYAFETADVAMLGQLFEAYEREAQRLLDARLTSPAYEYVLKCSHVFNLLDARGAVGVAERAVLMGRCRALARRCAELHLARREEMGWPLLKGRVHAA, via the coding sequence ATGGATTTCCAAGACGTGATCATTGCCCTGGAGCGTTTTTGGGCGGGATACGGCTGCGTCATCGCGCAGCCGTACGACGTGGAGATGGGGGCCGGGACGATGCACCCGGCGACGTTCCTGCGGACGCTGGGCCCGGAGCCGTGGAAGGTCGCGTACGTGCAGCCGAGCCGGCGGCCGGCCGACGGCCGGTACGGGCAGAATCCGAATCGGCTCTACACGCACCTCCAGTACCAGGTGATCCTTAAGCCCACCCCGGCGGACGTGCAGGACCTCTACGTCCGCAGCGTCCGTGCGCTCGGCATCAACCCGCTCGACCACGACCTGCGCTTTTTGGAGGACAACTGGGAGGCGCCGACCCTCGGCGCGTGGGGGTTGGGGTGGCAGGTATTCCTCGACGGCCAAGAGATCAGCCAGTTCACCTACTTCCAGCAGGTCGGCGGGTTGGAGGTTCCGGCGATCTCCGCGGAGTTGACGTACGGCCTGGAGCGAATCGCGCAGTTCATCCAGCGCAAGGACAACGTGTTCGACCTGACCTGGGCCCCCGGGATCACCTACGGGGAGATCCGCCAGCAGGAGGAGTTCGAGCACTCCACCTACGCGTTCGAGACCGCGGACGTCGCGATGCTGGGGCAGCTGTTCGAGGCCTACGAGCGCGAGGCGCAGCGGTTGCTCGACGCCCGCCTCACCTCCCCGGCCTACGAATATGTCCTCAAGTGCTCGCACGTGTTCAACCTGCTCGACGCGCGCGGTGCGGTCGGGGTGGCGGAACGGGCGGTGCTGATGGGTCGGTGTCGCGCCCTCGCCCGCCGGTGCGCCGAACTGCACCTCGCCCGGCGCGAGGAGATGGGCTGGCCGCTGCTCAAGGGCCGCGTGCATGCCGCCTAA
- the glyS gene encoding glycine--tRNA ligase subunit beta has protein sequence MPPKLRRPLRRAPRGRSSTPRPSRLVFELGTEELPPTAAWDGAAQIREAAPLALRAARIPCGAVAAYSTPRRIVLVVEDVAPRQEDLVREVRGPAARVAYAPDGNPTKAAEGFARGQGLPVEALERRTTPQGEYVYAVLRSPGGPTGQALREVLPALAAGLTFPRPMRWGPEGVRFARPVRWVLALLGRQVIPCRFADVEAGRRTYGHRVLSPRAFPVAEASGFESTLRKHFVMLDPADRRERIAEAAARVATQVGGRPILDSELLEETVQLVEWPEALVGRFAPEFLALPREVLITVMQHHQKYFAVEDARGQLLPNFVALRNGGTRGLETVRQGNEWVLRARLADARFFFAEDRKRPLSARVPELTGLVVHERLGTMREKTDRLVRLAGRLAAALAIPGERGLALERAALLSKADLVTQVVRELPELQGVIGSIYARLDGEPAAVAEALREQYLPRGAQLPQSELGADLALLDKLDTLLSGLAAGLAASGSQDPYGLRRAAAGIVAIVLDRHLRLDLREFSRAALEDLTPALDPARRAAALDGVMDLLRQRLRTVLIEGGISYDTADAVLEAGAADPADAAARARALWAFRKRAEFARLYTAFDRAARIVPGDFQGRVHAEALQVDAERSLLAAIEALESPGAAASADLGPAETVRHYEQSFRRLAALGDPVDRFFTDVLVMAEDGTARANRLALLARVVGLVRPLADLTRVVVGEGKASPDS, from the coding sequence ATGCCGCCTAAGCTCAGGCGTCCGCTCCGCCGCGCTCCCCGCGGCCGCTCGTCGACGCCGCGGCCGTCTCGCCTCGTGTTCGAGTTGGGCACCGAGGAACTTCCCCCCACGGCGGCCTGGGACGGCGCGGCGCAGATTCGCGAAGCCGCCCCTCTCGCGCTTCGCGCCGCCCGGATTCCCTGCGGGGCGGTGGCGGCGTACTCCACACCCCGCCGGATCGTCCTGGTCGTGGAGGACGTTGCTCCGCGCCAAGAGGATCTCGTCCGGGAGGTGCGCGGTCCGGCGGCGCGCGTGGCCTACGCGCCGGACGGGAACCCGACCAAGGCCGCGGAGGGGTTTGCCCGCGGCCAGGGGCTGCCCGTCGAGGCGCTGGAGCGGCGGACGACCCCCCAGGGCGAGTACGTGTACGCCGTCCTGCGGTCGCCGGGGGGTCCCACCGGCCAGGCGCTCCGCGAGGTGCTGCCGGCACTCGCGGCGGGGCTGACGTTCCCCCGGCCGATGCGGTGGGGGCCGGAGGGGGTCCGCTTCGCGCGCCCGGTTCGGTGGGTGCTCGCGCTCCTGGGGCGCCAGGTCATCCCCTGCCGCTTTGCGGACGTCGAGGCGGGCCGCCGCACCTACGGCCACCGCGTGCTCAGCCCGCGAGCCTTCCCGGTCGCCGAGGCGTCCGGGTTCGAATCGACGCTGCGGAAGCACTTCGTGATGCTTGATCCGGCGGACCGCCGCGAGCGGATCGCCGAGGCGGCGGCGCGCGTTGCGACACAGGTCGGGGGCCGTCCGATCCTCGACTCCGAACTCCTGGAGGAGACCGTGCAGTTGGTGGAGTGGCCCGAAGCCCTGGTCGGCCGCTTCGCGCCGGAGTTCCTGGCCCTGCCGCGGGAAGTGCTGATCACCGTGATGCAGCATCATCAGAAATACTTCGCGGTCGAGGACGCCCGGGGCCAGCTGCTGCCGAACTTCGTGGCCCTCCGCAACGGGGGAACCCGGGGGTTGGAGACCGTCCGGCAGGGAAACGAGTGGGTGCTCCGCGCGCGGCTGGCGGACGCGCGGTTCTTCTTCGCCGAAGACCGCAAGCGCCCGCTGAGCGCTCGGGTGCCCGAACTCACCGGCCTGGTCGTTCACGAACGGCTGGGCACGATGCGCGAGAAGACCGACCGCCTCGTGCGGCTTGCCGGCCGCTTGGCTGCGGCGCTGGCGATCCCGGGTGAGCGGGGCCTCGCGCTGGAGCGGGCCGCGCTGCTCAGCAAGGCCGACCTCGTCACGCAGGTGGTGAGGGAACTCCCCGAGCTTCAGGGGGTCATCGGGAGCATCTACGCCCGGCTGGACGGGGAGCCCGCGGCGGTCGCGGAGGCCCTCCGCGAGCAGTACCTGCCCCGGGGAGCCCAACTGCCTCAGTCCGAACTCGGCGCGGACCTCGCCCTGCTCGACAAACTCGACACCCTGCTCAGCGGGCTCGCCGCCGGATTGGCCGCCAGCGGCTCGCAGGATCCGTACGGCCTCCGCCGGGCCGCCGCCGGGATCGTCGCCATCGTCCTCGACCGCCATCTCCGGCTCGACCTGCGGGAATTCTCCCGCGCGGCGCTCGAGGACCTCACGCCCGCCCTCGACCCTGCGCGCCGGGCCGCCGCGCTGGACGGGGTGATGGATCTTCTCCGCCAGCGGCTGCGGACGGTTCTGATCGAAGGTGGGATCAGTTACGACACCGCGGACGCGGTCCTGGAGGCCGGCGCGGCCGACCCGGCGGACGCCGCGGCCCGGGCGCGCGCGCTGTGGGCGTTTCGGAAGCGGGCGGAGTTTGCGCGGCTCTACACCGCGTTCGATCGGGCGGCGCGCATCGTGCCGGGTGATTTTCAGGGCCGCGTGCACGCCGAGGCGCTCCAGGTGGACGCGGAGCGCAGTCTCCTGGCGGCGATCGAAGCGCTCGAGTCCCCCGGCGCCGCGGCGTCGGCCGACCTAGGACCGGCGGAGACGGTGCGCCACTACGAGCAGTCGTTTCGCCGACTCGCCGCACTCGGCGATCCCGTCGACCGGTTCTTTACCGATGTCCTGGTGATGGCCGAAGACGGAACGGCGCGGGCGAACCGACTCGCGCTGCTCGCCCGCGTCGTCGGGCTGGTGCGGCCGCTTGCCGATCTAACGCGCGTGGTCGTTGGAGAAGGAAAGGCTTCCCCGGATTCCTAA